The region ACAAAACCTCTTCTATTAAGAAATGCATTTGCCTTTGCTGCTTGTGCCAAAAAAATACTCGCACGCGGCGATGCGCCATAATTTATCAGCGGAATTAAATCAGCCAACTTATAATCACCCGGATTTCGGGTGGCAAAAATTAAATTGAGGATGTATTTTTCAATTCTTTCATCCAGGTAAATTTTATTCACCGATTGTCTCGCCTTCAAAATATCCGCCACATGAATCACCGGTTTAATTTCCTTATGAATTTCTCCATTTAAATTCCTTCGCATAATCTCCCGCTCCTCTTCCATATTTGGATAACCCACAACTACTTTCATCATAAATCGATCTACCTGCGCTTCCGGTAACGGATAGGTGCCCTCCTGTTCAATCGGGTTCTGAGTTGCCAACACTAAAAAAGGTTCCTCCAATTTATAGCTCTCCTTTCCAATGGTGACCTGTCTCTCCTGCATGGCCTCCAAGAGGGCAGATTGAACTTTCGCAGGGGCTCTGTTGATTTCATCAGCCAATATGAAATTGGCAAACACAGGACCTCTGCGCACAGAAAAATTGTGGTCAGCAGGATTGTAGATCAGGGTACCGATGATGTCTGCAGGAAGTAAGTCAGGTGTAAACTGTATGCGGCTGAAACTGGCATCTATCGAACTTGCAAGCGTTTTAATGGCCAATGTCTTGGCAAGGCCTGGAAATCCTTCCAGCAAGATATGCCCGCGGGTCAGCAATCCCAACATCATCCGGTTCATCATATGCTTCTGTCCGACGATTACCGAACTGTGCATTTCCAACAAACCATCCAGAAAAGCGCTTTCTATGCTGATCTGTTGATTAAGTGACTCAATATCAATATATTGCGACATAAATATTAAATTTTTTATTAAATTAGTGTCCGATTTACAGACATTTGCGCCGGCAAACCGTTTATTAAGATGTTTAACAACGTAAAATTAGTTGTGTTTCGGTATATCTACTTAAGCTTTTTACTTAGTCTTAACATCTCCCTGCTTACAGGGCAGGAAAACGCCGGTATGGTCAACGGCTACGAACTTATTCAGCAATTACATGATGGACAATTGCTGGTGCGGTTAAAAAGCCACCACAACAAACTAACAGCCTTAGAAGGTCAATTGGACATCTCTTCCAAAAATGTAAAATACCAGCAACGTGTTCAAAAAGAAATAAGCAGTCTAAAAGCTGACAGGGATTCATTCAATAAAAATTTGATCCTGGCCATGCAGACTCACTTCAAATTTTGTCCGGTGTATTATTTTTACGATAAAGATTTTCCGGAACTTAAGCAGTCAAACTTTGCAGCCAATCTTTATCTGGACTCCACCTTACAAGAAGGACAAAAAATTAATCTTTTGGGTGAAGTCAAGGTGATCATGGCAGTTGGTGAAACCAAAGAACAAGGATTGGAGGCATTTATTTTTATCAATAAATACGGCAACAAATTACCTGCACCCTTTCCCGCCTACATGCGTTTGAATTCACTTGTCCCCTTCATGAATGGATTGTTTTATGACAACCATTATCAACTGGATGCAGCACACTACAGCAAGAAATTGCAAAAGAAATTTTCCAAACTTTATAAAAAAGCAAGCATCCGGGAAATTGAGGAGGAATGATAGTTTAGAATACCCTCTGTAAAAAAAAAATATCCATACATATTTTCCCCGGCTAAATTGTTACCCTTAGCCTACTAAAAAAGTTCGAGAGCCACACGCTAAACTTTACTGATGAGTGAATAAATCTCTGAGTCCAGAAATTTTCCGTTGTAAAAATAGTTTTCACGAAAATAGGCTTCTTTTACAAAACCATTTTTGATCAATAAATTTCGTGAACGATCATTGGATGGATTGATGTTGGCTTCAACTGAGTGAACATGCATCTGATTAAAAGCAAAATCCAGAACAGTCTGCAACGCTTCTGATACCAAACCCTTCCCCTGATGTTTGG is a window of Candidatus Vicinibacter affinis DNA encoding:
- a CDS encoding MoxR family ATPase; translated protein: MSQYIDIESLNQQISIESAFLDGLLEMHSSVIVGQKHMMNRMMLGLLTRGHILLEGFPGLAKTLAIKTLASSIDASFSRIQFTPDLLPADIIGTLIYNPADHNFSVRRGPVFANFILADEINRAPAKVQSALLEAMQERQVTIGKESYKLEEPFLVLATQNPIEQEGTYPLPEAQVDRFMMKVVVGYPNMEEEREIMRRNLNGEIHKEIKPVIHVADILKARQSVNKIYLDERIEKYILNLIFATRNPGDYKLADLIPLINYGASPRASIFLAQAAKANAFLNRRGFVIPDDIQNVVKDILRHRIGLSYEAEAENINQENIISRILSKVEVP